GGAATGTCCGAGAGGTCCCGGGGCTCCACGCGCGGGCGCACGTTCATCTCGTGCCGGAAGCGGGAGGACGCCTCATAGGCCGTGCGCCGCACGCGCATGATGGAGCCCAGGGGGCGATGCGCCTCGATGCAATGCCAGGGGTTGAAGGACAGCACGTCATCGGCGTAGACGCGGCGCGCGGGGCTGTAGGCGTCCTGACGAGGCAGGGAGATCCTCGCGATGGGCTGGTGGGGCGACAGGCGCTCGGGCCACTCGACCGAGGCGTCCTCCACCGGCATGCGCTCCAGGTCCGTGCAGAGCTGGGCCCTCAATTCGTACTCCGCCGGGTGCGAGTCGAAGAAGGCGGTGACGAGGTCGCGCACGCCCGAGGACGGATCATCGATGTCGAGTTCCCTGCCCGTGAGCCGCCGGAGCTCCGGGGACAAGGGGGCGGCGCTGAGCTTCGCGATGTGGTCCCCGAAGCGCAGCGCGGCCATGCTGTGGAACGTCTCCCCCAACGGATGGGTGTTGCGCACCGCCAGCGCCTTCACCGTCTCGTTGTGGACGCCGGCCAGCCCCAGCACCTTGTGGGCACCCCGCGCGAGCGTGGAGGTGAGCTGCTTGGAGAACTCGGAAGCGGAGCCACGGCTCTCGGCGAACCGCTGGACCTTCCAGTAGGCGGCGACATCCCCGAACGGGATGACCGGATGATTGACCAGCAGCCAGTCCTGGGTCTTCTCGTCCCGGTGCTCCGGCAGGACCTTGTTCCCCTCCACCCCCAGCATCTTGATGGCCATGCCCCGCTGGGTCGCGATGCGATCGCTCTGCAGGTCTCCCGGCGCCGAGGAGAAGCGCACCACGATGGGGTAGCTGCGCGGCTCGGCGAAGACGCCCTGGCGCAGGTGCTCTGGCAGACCGTCGAGCACGGTCAACGTGCCAACGAGCACCCCATGGCTCTTGGCGTGCGCGTCGCGCTGGGCATGGCGGTGGCGCTCGAAGTGAGCGCGGTTCACCCGTCCCATCGACGCGACGATCTTCTGGATCAGCGCGTCCTCGTCCGCCTGGCGGACCTCCA
Above is a window of Cystobacter fuscus DNA encoding:
- a CDS encoding catalase family protein produces the protein MTHYIRYTDSVEVRQADEDALIQKIVASMGRVNRAHFERHRHAQRDAHAKSHGVLVGTLTVLDGLPEHLRQGVFAEPRSYPIVVRFSSAPGDLQSDRIATQRGMAIKMLGVEGNKVLPEHRDEKTQDWLLVNHPVIPFGDVAAYWKVQRFAESRGSASEFSKQLTSTLARGAHKVLGLAGVHNETVKALAVRNTHPLGETFHSMAALRFGDHIAKLSAAPLSPELRRLTGRELDIDDPSSGVRDLVTAFFDSHPAEYELRAQLCTDLERMPVEDASVEWPERLSPHQPIARISLPRQDAYSPARRVYADDVLSFNPWHCIEAHRPLGSIMRVRRTAYEASSRFRHEMNVRPRVEPRDLSDIPA